A window of Bacilli bacterium contains these coding sequences:
- the queF gene encoding preQ(1) synthase: MPTKPSKTLEAVPNPHPGRIYEVEIECPEFTALCPVTGQPDFGTIIFKYIPGPYIVELKSLKLYLWSFRDEGHFHEDVTNRILLDFVEQIKPQKLQVIGKFNVRGGIYTTVKAEYEQEK, encoded by the coding sequence ATGCCAACGAAACCTTCCAAAACGTTGGAGGCAGTTCCGAACCCGCATCCGGGGCGCATTTATGAAGTGGAAATCGAATGCCCCGAATTTACCGCGCTTTGCCCGGTTACCGGACAACCGGATTTCGGGACAATTATATTCAAATATATTCCCGGACCCTACATTGTAGAATTGAAATCATTGAAGCTTTATTTATGGAGCTTCCGGGACGAAGGGCATTTCCATGAAGATGTCACCAACCGGATTTTACTGGATTTTGTTGAACAAATTAAACCGCAAAAATTGCAAGTTATCGGCAAATTCAACGTGCGCGGCGGTATTTATACGACCGTAAAAGCCGAATATGAGCAGGAAAAGTGA
- a CDS encoding DNA polymerase IV produces the protein MSRKSDWYPAKGRVILHIDMNAFYCSVHEAVEPAKYRGKPIAVAGSVELRRGIIVTSSYAARKFGVRTGMQVREALKVCPRLILIEPDFALYRTFSHGFRAIVHEYSPLVEVVSIDECYADITGSSQFGTPLEIAEQIQRRIGEEWSLPCSIGIAPNKLLAKMASDLKKPNGITVLRLRDVPKVLWSKPCAELFGIGEKTAAKLRQLHIHTIGQLATAEQSLLIKTFGVHGIWLKKAANGRDDDPVRADRTISKSIGHTTTLPRNMDNLADIRRVLLNLADQVTRRLRQQELVAGTVQIVIRDPHMKTVTRAETLPAPTEHADDVYKTAVRLFERTWRPDNPVRLLGITLQNLRLRKDAPLQLDLFAYENQPKKEKLTRTLDAIRDKFGEDAILTAGMLEDDPRKPDKG, from the coding sequence ATGAGCAGGAAAAGTGATTGGTATCCGGCCAAAGGCAGAGTGATTCTGCATATCGATATGAACGCTTTTTATTGCTCGGTGCATGAGGCGGTGGAGCCCGCAAAATATCGCGGCAAGCCTATTGCCGTTGCCGGCAGCGTCGAATTGCGCCGGGGCATAATCGTCACATCGTCGTATGCCGCGCGCAAATTTGGCGTGCGCACCGGCATGCAAGTGCGCGAGGCGCTGAAGGTTTGTCCGCGGCTCATCCTGATTGAGCCTGATTTTGCTTTATACCGAACGTTTTCTCACGGCTTCCGGGCTATCGTGCATGAATATTCTCCCTTGGTGGAAGTTGTCTCCATCGATGAGTGCTACGCGGACATTACCGGTTCGTCCCAATTCGGCACGCCGCTGGAAATCGCCGAACAAATTCAGCGGCGCATCGGCGAAGAATGGTCGCTTCCCTGCTCCATCGGCATTGCTCCGAACAAGCTACTCGCGAAAATGGCTTCCGATCTGAAAAAGCCGAACGGCATTACCGTATTGCGTCTGCGCGATGTGCCCAAAGTGTTATGGAGCAAGCCGTGCGCCGAATTGTTCGGGATTGGCGAGAAGACGGCAGCCAAACTGCGACAATTGCACATTCATACGATCGGCCAATTGGCAACCGCCGAACAATCTTTGCTGATCAAAACATTCGGTGTACACGGGATCTGGTTGAAAAAAGCGGCTAACGGCCGGGATGACGACCCGGTCCGCGCCGACCGAACCATCAGCAAATCGATCGGACACACGACTACGCTTCCCCGCAATATGGACAACTTGGCGGATATCCGCCGTGTGCTGTTGAACCTTGCCGATCAGGTGACGCGAAGGCTTCGCCAGCAAGAGCTTGTGGCCGGGACCGTGCAAATCGTCATCCGCGATCCGCATATGAAAACGGTCACGCGGGCGGAAACGCTGCCCGCGCCTACGGAACATGCCGATGACGTGTACAAAACCGCGGTTCGCCTGTTTGAGCGAACGTGGCGCCCGGATAATCCGGTGCGGCTGCTCGGCATTACGCTGCAAAATTTGCGGCTGCGGAAAGACGCGCCCTTGCAACTTGACCTGTTTGCTTACGAAAATCAGCCGAAGAAAGAAAAACTGACGCGTACGCTGGATGCGATACGCGACAAATTCGGCGAGGACGCGATCCTGACAGCCGGCATGTTGGAAGACGACCCGCGAAAACCGGACAAGGGCTGA
- a CDS encoding ferredoxin codes for MAKYTWVDKETCIACGACGATAPDIYDYDDDGLAEVIYDGDNNRGVTEIPEDLWDDMQDAHDGCPTESIKIADTPFNK; via the coding sequence ATGGCAAAGTACACATGGGTCGACAAAGAGACCTGCATCGCTTGCGGCGCTTGCGGCGCGACGGCTCCTGATATTTATGACTATGATGACGACGGATTGGCAGAAGTGATTTATGACGGCGACAACAATCGTGGGGTGACGGAAATTCCCGAAGATCTGTGGGATGACATGCAAGACGCCCATGATGGCTGCCCGACCGAGTCGATCAAAATTGCCGATACACCGTTTAACAAGTAA